A window of Leptospirillum ferriphilum contains these coding sequences:
- the rplJ gene encoding 50S ribosomal protein L10: MMATKTQKTLQVTKLNQRAQTARLMVIAKYEGLSVSALTNLRRELRAKGGEFSIYKNTLAKIATKGTLAEVLDKDFKEAVGVLIVQEEKNAVGALKAFVDYAKGNEAFFIKAGVFEGKRLEAPALSELSRIPDRATLYAQLLGMLSSPLAKTTQGLNQVVQKLVYGLNEYSKTKG, translated from the coding sequence ATGATGGCAACAAAAACCCAAAAAACTCTTCAAGTTACAAAGTTAAATCAGAGGGCACAAACCGCTAGGCTTATGGTTATTGCAAAGTATGAAGGGCTTTCTGTCTCAGCTCTCACAAATTTGCGCCGCGAACTTCGGGCAAAAGGTGGAGAGTTTTCAATCTATAAGAACACCCTGGCGAAAATCGCGACAAAAGGAACACTGGCAGAAGTATTGGATAAAGATTTTAAAGAAGCGGTCGGTGTTCTGATTGTACAGGAAGAAAAAAATGCGGTGGGTGCCTTAAAAGCATTTGTGGATTATGCAAAGGGAAATGAAGCTTTCTTCATCAAAGCCGGGGTCTTTGAAGGCAAACGACTGGAAGCCCCTGCACTTTCGGAGCTTTCACGTATTCCAGACAGGGCCACTCTTTATGCACAACTCCTTGGCATGCTTTCTTCCCCATTGGCAAAAACGACTCAAGGTCTCAATCAGGTCGTTCAGAAATTGGTATATGGGCTAAACGAATATTCCAAGACGAAAGGGTGA
- the rplL gene encoding 50S ribosomal protein L7/L12 produces the protein MSKMTVDEILTGIENLTVLELVGLIKNMEEKFGVSAAAPVAVAAAPAATAAAAATEEKTEFDVILKSAPADKKINIIKVVRELTSLGLKEAKDLVEGAPKPLKNGATKEEAASMKEKLTAAGAEVEVK, from the coding sequence ATGTCGAAAATGACTGTTGATGAAATTTTGACTGGTATTGAAAATCTTACAGTTCTTGAACTTGTCGGATTGATCAAAAATATGGAAGAAAAGTTTGGCGTTTCTGCCGCTGCACCTGTTGCAGTAGCAGCCGCTCCTGCAGCCACAGCAGCCGCAGCAGCGACGGAAGAAAAAACAGAATTTGATGTCATTTTGAAATCTGCTCCTGCAGATAAAAAGATCAATATCATCAAAGTTGTTCGAGAGTTGACAAGCCTTGGATTAAAAGAAGCAAAAGATCTCGTCGAAGGAGCTCCCAAGCCATTGAAAAATGGGGCAACCAAGGAAGAAGCTGCTTCAATGAAAGAAAAACTTACTGCGGCTGGAGCTGAGGTCGAGGTCAAGTAA
- the rplK gene encoding 50S ribosomal protein L11 yields the protein MAKEITGYVKLQLPAGKANPSPPVGPALGQHGVNIMEFCKQFNARTQTMGDSVIPVLITVYKDRSFTFITKTPPASDLLKKAASVPKGSKTPNKEKVATLSRAKLMEIAKQKLPDLNAYDVDHAARIIEGTARSMGITIEG from the coding sequence ATGGCAAAAGAAATTACGGGCTATGTCAAACTTCAGTTGCCGGCGGGAAAAGCCAATCCGTCTCCACCAGTCGGGCCTGCTCTTGGACAGCATGGTGTCAATATTATGGAGTTCTGCAAACAGTTCAATGCACGAACTCAAACGATGGGAGATTCTGTAATTCCGGTTTTGATTACTGTTTACAAGGACCGGTCATTTACATTTATTACAAAAACTCCGCCTGCTTCAGATCTGTTAAAAAAAGCAGCCTCTGTGCCTAAAGGCTCAAAGACTCCAAATAAAGAAAAGGTTGCGACCTTGTCTCGGGCAAAGCTGATGGAAATTGCCAAGCAGAAGCTTCCTGACCTGAATGCATATGATGTTGATCATGCAGCAAGGATTATCGAAGGGACTGCCAGAAGTATGGGGATCACCATCGAAGGGTGA
- the rplA gene encoding 50S ribosomal protein L1: MSEGKKIKLAKSRIENRLYSVDEAIALIKEIKFAAFDESVDLAVNLGVDPRHSDQMVRAAVLLPHGIGKKVRVLVFAKGEKEKEALNEKADYVGADDLVARIQEGWLDFDTVIATPDLMGMVGRLGKVLGPRGLMPNPKTGTVTFEIGRAVKEAKQGKVEFKSDKGGVLHFPIGRASFDVPQIRENLMTAFSAIAKAKPQTSKGKYIRQAVISTTMGPGVIIDVNSILKEVG; this comes from the coding sequence ATGTCAGAAGGAAAAAAAATCAAGCTGGCGAAAAGTCGGATAGAAAACAGGTTGTATTCAGTAGATGAAGCAATTGCCCTTATTAAGGAAATTAAATTTGCAGCCTTTGATGAGTCTGTTGATCTTGCTGTGAATCTGGGTGTGGACCCGCGTCATTCAGACCAAATGGTTCGGGCTGCAGTCCTTCTTCCTCATGGTATCGGAAAGAAAGTTAGGGTTCTTGTTTTTGCTAAAGGGGAAAAAGAAAAAGAAGCTCTGAATGAAAAAGCCGATTATGTGGGAGCGGACGACCTTGTCGCGCGTATTCAGGAGGGTTGGCTTGATTTTGATACCGTTATCGCCACTCCTGATCTTATGGGAATGGTAGGGCGCTTGGGGAAGGTTCTTGGCCCAAGAGGTTTGATGCCGAATCCAAAGACCGGAACAGTTACTTTTGAAATTGGTCGCGCTGTCAAGGAAGCAAAGCAGGGCAAGGTAGAGTTTAAGTCTGATAAAGGGGGGGTGTTACATTTCCCAATTGGAAGAGCTTCCTTTGATGTCCCGCAAATTCGAGAAAATCTGATGACAGCATTTTCAGCTATTGCAAAAGCAAAACCCCAGACGTCTAAGGGGAAATACATCCGGCAAGCTGTCATCTCCACAACGATGGGACCAGGTGTGATCATAGACGTTAATTCCATCCTGAAAGAGGTAGGATGA